A stretch of the Buchananella sp. 14KM1171 genome encodes the following:
- the gmk gene encoding guanylate kinase: MSTQARLVVLAGPTAVGKGTLVAELRRRHPDLFVSVSATTRAPRPGEEDGVHYHFVTRDRFEELVRGGQMLEWAEVHGANLYGTPRGPVEAELAAGRSALLEIDLDGARQVRAAMPEALLVFVVPPSWEELERRLVGRGTEGEEERARRLATAKVELAARAEFDREVVNDDVARATSELEEILGLAR, from the coding sequence GTGAGCACGCAGGCACGCCTAGTGGTACTGGCCGGCCCGACGGCCGTAGGCAAAGGCACACTGGTGGCCGAGCTGCGCCGCCGCCACCCGGACCTGTTCGTCTCGGTTTCCGCCACCACTCGCGCCCCGCGCCCGGGGGAGGAGGACGGGGTGCACTACCACTTCGTCACCCGCGATCGCTTCGAGGAGCTGGTGCGCGGCGGGCAGATGCTGGAGTGGGCGGAGGTGCACGGCGCAAACCTGTACGGCACCCCGCGTGGACCGGTGGAGGCAGAGCTCGCCGCCGGTCGCAGCGCCCTGCTGGAAATCGACCTGGATGGGGCACGCCAGGTGCGCGCCGCCATGCCGGAGGCGCTGCTGGTGTTCGTGGTGCCGCCGTCGTGGGAGGAACTGGAGCGTCGCCTGGTGGGGCGCGGCACGGAGGGCGAGGAGGAACGCGCCCGCCGCCTAGCCACGGCCAAGGTGGAGCTGGCCGCCCGCGCAGAGTTCGACCGCGAGGTGGTCAACGACGACGTGGCGCGTGCCACCAGCGAGTTGGAAGAGATTCTGGGCCTGGCCCGGTAG
- a CDS encoding bifunctional phosphopantothenoylcysteine decarboxylase/phosphopantothenate synthase, with protein sequence MPDTTSSAPRGLRIVLGVTGGIAAYKSVLLLRLFTEAGHRVRVVPTHNALRMVGEATFAALSHEPVRTDVFEDAEGVDHVRLGQEADLVVVAPATADFLARAATGRADDLLGAVLLTAACPVLVAPAMHTEMWNHPATQDNVALLRRRGVSVLTPASGRLTGSDSGIGRLPDPEAIFAAAIALVDDAAPAGSDVAAGVGAAGAFVDDAAPAGLESAAGCGVVGDLAGRHVVISAGGTREAIDPVRYLANASTGVMGVELALAAARAGARVTLVAANVGADLLARLPDEVAVVPVVSAADLRQAVRAAASGGGAGPVADCVIMAAAVADFTPREPLDAKRKRTDAERAGEGGWSIELVPTVDVLAELSQDPPLVGGIPTRPALVVGFAAETGDEHGSVLEYGARKARSKGADLTVVNRVGGGAGFGAVDTQVFLLDGAGGNVGQASGSKAQVAAAIVEAVAARLS encoded by the coding sequence ATGCCTGACACCACTAGCAGTGCCCCCCGTGGCCTCCGGATTGTTCTGGGGGTAACGGGGGGCATCGCTGCATATAAGTCAGTTTTGCTGCTGCGCCTCTTCACGGAGGCGGGGCACCGGGTACGCGTGGTGCCCACCCACAACGCACTGCGGATGGTGGGGGAGGCCACGTTCGCCGCGCTGTCCCACGAGCCGGTGCGCACCGACGTGTTCGAGGACGCCGAGGGTGTGGACCACGTGCGCCTAGGGCAGGAGGCGGATTTGGTGGTGGTCGCCCCCGCCACCGCCGACTTCCTGGCACGCGCCGCTACCGGCCGCGCCGACGACCTACTGGGGGCCGTGCTGCTGACCGCCGCTTGCCCGGTCCTGGTGGCGCCCGCCATGCACACCGAGATGTGGAACCACCCGGCCACGCAGGACAACGTGGCGCTCCTGCGGCGGCGCGGCGTGAGCGTGCTGACGCCGGCCTCCGGGCGGCTGACCGGTTCCGATTCTGGGATCGGGCGCCTGCCTGACCCCGAGGCCATTTTCGCTGCGGCCATTGCATTGGTGGACGACGCTGCGCCGGCCGGTTCGGATGTTGCGGCGGGAGTCGGTGCGGCGGGGGCGTTTGTGGACGACGCTGCGCCGGCCGGTCTGGAAAGTGCGGCCGGGTGCGGTGTGGTGGGGGATTTGGCCGGTCGGCACGTGGTGATCAGTGCCGGGGGGACGCGCGAGGCGATAGACCCGGTGCGCTACCTGGCCAACGCCTCCACCGGCGTGATGGGCGTGGAGCTGGCTCTCGCTGCGGCGCGCGCTGGGGCGCGGGTGACGCTGGTGGCCGCGAACGTGGGCGCGGACCTGCTTGCGCGGCTGCCCGATGAGGTTGCAGTAGTGCCGGTGGTGAGCGCTGCTGATTTGCGGCAGGCGGTGCGGGCCGCCGCGAGCGGCGGCGGGGCTGGGCCGGTGGCGGATTGTGTCATCATGGCGGCGGCGGTGGCGGACTTTACGCCGCGCGAGCCGTTGGATGCCAAGCGCAAGCGCACGGACGCCGAGCGCGCCGGCGAGGGCGGCTGGTCCATCGAGTTGGTGCCCACGGTGGACGTGCTGGCTGAGCTCTCGCAGGATCCGCCGCTGGTCGGGGGAATTCCCACGCGCCCGGCCCTGGTGGTGGGTTTCGCGGCGGAGACGGGCGACGAGCACGGCAGCGTGCTGGAATACGGCGCGCGCAAGGCGCGCTCCAAGGGCGCCGATCTGACGGTGGTAAACCGAGTGGGCGGCGGCGCCGGCTTTGGCGCCGTGGACACGCAGGTGTTCCTGCTGGACGGGGCGGGCGGCAACGTCGGCCAGGCCAGCGGCAGCAAGGCGCAGGTGGCGGCAGCGATCGTAGAAGCAGTAGCGGCGCGGCTGAGCTAG
- a CDS encoding AAA family ATPase, whose product MFDVFRLREILADYKRDFDARHWAEEKHKWEAVRHFQENWDVEATNFSRMLERSLAKTSKLLASTNNFPAGMIVDLAKEAPEEVRDLFVSLFDESRDYYERIEAFKHGAQRLLETHGHGAKQHFQSENAITTYLWLRYPDRYYVYRFGEAKTASQVLGTSYRFRKGEYKDNLRNHLAFYDEICATLQEDPELAGLLQSQLTPDCYSDPSLRTLTADFCYYVGQHFAHEPQTTAQEWTPSKDQYHPGLSVDDWLALLHDENVFTRSSLEIVARIKDCGGESSCKYLAQKYGGSYNVYLSGSVGLAKRVAKKTGCPVPGREDGSAQWWRVLYIGRDAEKDEVGSFIWRLRPELLAALDRFDTSEVALYASNEPNGEEEPLDRERHYWWLNANPRKWSFADIAVGEEQSYTLYNERGNKRRIHQHFLDARAGDLVIGYESTPVKQIVALGRIVAEQDGERLRFEKTEGLPTPIDYEVFAACQELRDMEYLKNPMGSLFKLTPEEYDFLLDLIREENPVPEEKGAAGYSRADFLAEVYMTEDRYDQLVSVLGHKKNIILQGAPGVGKTFAARRLAWSLMGEKDDTRIEFVQFHQNYSYEDFMLGYKPQGEGFELQYGVFYRFCQRAANQPDKDFFFIIDEINRGNLSKIFGELLMLIERDYRGHKATLAYNGMNFSVPANLHIIGMMNTADRSLALIDYALRRRFSFFEIEPGFDSKGFTFLRKALASEAFDRLVGVVKELNADIRKDRSLGRGFCIGHSYFCGRPEATEKWLTEVVDYDLAPMLREYWFDDEDKAESWIRKLHEVLKP is encoded by the coding sequence ATGTTTGACGTGTTTCGGTTACGCGAGATACTTGCCGATTACAAACGGGACTTCGATGCCCGCCACTGGGCGGAAGAGAAGCACAAGTGGGAAGCGGTGAGACACTTCCAGGAGAACTGGGACGTAGAGGCCACCAACTTCTCCCGTATGCTGGAGCGTTCTCTTGCCAAGACTTCCAAGTTGCTCGCCTCCACAAACAACTTCCCGGCTGGGATGATCGTCGACTTAGCTAAGGAGGCGCCAGAGGAGGTTCGGGATCTGTTTGTCTCTCTATTTGACGAGAGTAGGGATTACTACGAGCGGATTGAGGCCTTCAAGCACGGGGCTCAGCGCTTGCTTGAGACTCATGGACACGGTGCGAAGCAGCACTTTCAGAGCGAGAACGCTATAACCACCTACTTGTGGTTGCGTTACCCAGACCGTTACTACGTCTACAGGTTTGGTGAGGCTAAGACAGCTTCCCAGGTGCTCGGTACAAGCTACCGATTCAGGAAGGGGGAGTACAAGGACAATCTGCGCAACCACCTCGCGTTCTATGACGAGATCTGCGCCACCCTTCAAGAAGATCCCGAACTAGCAGGACTGTTGCAGTCGCAGCTCACCCCCGACTGCTATTCAGACCCATCTCTCCGCACGCTCACGGCTGACTTCTGTTACTACGTTGGACAGCACTTTGCTCACGAACCACAGACGACGGCGCAAGAGTGGACGCCGAGCAAGGATCAGTACCATCCCGGCCTATCGGTTGACGACTGGCTGGCGCTGCTGCACGACGAGAACGTGTTCACGAGGTCGAGCCTGGAGATAGTCGCTCGGATCAAGGACTGCGGCGGGGAGTCTTCCTGCAAGTACCTGGCGCAGAAATACGGGGGCAGTTACAACGTCTACCTTTCCGGCTCTGTAGGTCTGGCGAAGCGGGTGGCGAAGAAGACCGGCTGCCCCGTGCCGGGCCGGGAAGACGGCAGCGCGCAATGGTGGCGTGTGCTCTACATCGGCAGGGATGCTGAAAAGGACGAAGTGGGCAGCTTCATCTGGCGGCTGCGCCCGGAGCTGCTGGCAGCGCTCGACCGCTTCGACACCTCCGAGGTTGCTCTTTACGCGTCTAACGAACCCAACGGAGAAGAGGAGCCCTTGGACCGCGAACGGCACTATTGGTGGCTGAACGCTAACCCCCGGAAGTGGAGCTTTGCCGATATTGCTGTGGGCGAGGAGCAGAGCTACACGCTCTACAACGAGCGCGGAAACAAGCGCCGCATCCACCAGCACTTCCTGGACGCCCGAGCGGGTGACCTTGTTATCGGCTACGAATCGACGCCGGTGAAGCAGATTGTGGCGCTGGGGCGGATCGTGGCGGAGCAAGACGGGGAAAGACTGCGATTCGAAAAGACCGAGGGCCTTCCCACTCCCATTGACTACGAGGTCTTCGCTGCGTGCCAGGAACTGAGGGACATGGAGTACCTCAAAAACCCAATGGGCAGCCTGTTTAAATTGACGCCCGAGGAGTACGACTTCCTGCTGGACCTCATCCGTGAGGAGAATCCGGTCCCGGAAGAAAAGGGAGCGGCCGGGTACTCACGAGCTGACTTCCTGGCCGAGGTCTACATGACCGAGGACCGTTACGACCAACTCGTCTCTGTGTTGGGGCACAAGAAGAACATCATCCTTCAGGGCGCGCCGGGCGTCGGAAAGACGTTTGCCGCCAGGCGGCTTGCCTGGTCGCTGATGGGGGAGAAGGACGACACCCGCATCGAGTTCGTCCAGTTCCACCAGAACTACTCCTACGAGGACTTCATGCTGGGGTACAAGCCCCAGGGTGAGGGCTTCGAGCTGCAGTACGGCGTCTTCTACCGGTTCTGCCAGCGCGCAGCCAACCAGCCGGACAAGGACTTCTTCTTCATCATCGACGAGATCAACCGAGGTAACCTCTCAAAGATCTTCGGCGAGCTGCTCATGCTGATCGAGCGGGACTACCGGGGGCACAAGGCGACGCTGGCGTACAACGGCATGAACTTCAGCGTGCCGGCCAACCTCCACATCATCGGAATGATGAACACGGCCGATCGTTCTTTGGCGCTGATTGACTACGCACTGCGGCGACGCTTCAGCTTCTTCGAGATCGAGCCCGGCTTCGACTCCAAGGGATTTACCTTCCTGCGCAAGGCGCTCGCGAGCGAGGCGTTTGATCGTCTGGTTGGCGTGGTCAAGGAACTCAACGCGGACATCCGCAAGGACAGGTCGCTGGGGCGAGGATTCTGCATCGGCCACAGCTACTTCTGCGGTCGGCCAGAGGCTACCGAGAAGTGGCTGACGGAGGTGGTCGACTACGACCTCGCGCCGATGCTGCGGGAGTACTGGTTCGACGACGAAGACAAGGCGGAGAGCTGGATCCGTAAGCTCCACGAGGTGCTAAAGCCGTGA
- the mcrC gene encoding 5-methylcytosine-specific restriction endonuclease system specificity protein McrC produces the protein MIKDKSIFIKNVFYMLSYALQDLRPDREEDVAGEEFEHIHDLFAAILAMGITRQLKRGLHREYLSHTEDLGTLRGKIDLPGTVRNRLARRQSLSCEYDELSVDHLMNRVLKTTAMVLLRHGAVSEQRRDELRRLLLFLTEVTEVDPAAIRWASIRFTRNTQSYRILLSICQLVLEGMLQTTERGELRLMSFLKPENMARLFEKFILEYYAAECRLARASSPQIKWALDDGVGTMLPTMQSDIVLSRDNCFLIIDAKYYSRSTQERWGKHTIHSQNLYQIFAYVKNKEAELAAKGVPHTVSGMLLYAKTDQDVQPDGDYQMSGNQIAVRALDLGKPFAEIRDQLDGIAAKHFG, from the coding sequence GTGATCAAGGACAAGAGCATATTCATCAAGAACGTGTTCTATATGCTCTCCTACGCCTTACAGGACCTACGCCCCGACCGCGAGGAGGACGTTGCGGGCGAGGAGTTCGAACACATCCACGATCTCTTCGCGGCGATCCTGGCCATGGGCATTACCCGCCAGCTAAAGCGGGGACTGCACCGCGAGTACCTGAGCCACACCGAGGACCTTGGCACCCTGCGGGGAAAGATCGACCTACCTGGCACGGTGCGCAATCGTCTGGCCCGCCGGCAGAGTCTTTCGTGCGAGTATGACGAGCTCAGCGTGGACCACCTGATGAACCGTGTCCTCAAGACCACCGCGATGGTCCTGCTGCGGCATGGCGCGGTAAGCGAGCAGCGGCGCGACGAGCTGCGCAGGCTCCTGCTGTTTCTCACCGAAGTGACGGAGGTGGATCCCGCCGCGATCCGGTGGGCGTCTATCCGCTTCACCCGCAACACGCAGAGCTATCGAATTCTGCTGTCCATCTGCCAGCTGGTGCTGGAGGGCATGTTGCAGACCACCGAGCGTGGCGAGCTGCGGCTCATGAGCTTCCTGAAACCAGAGAACATGGCACGGCTGTTTGAGAAGTTCATCTTGGAGTACTACGCAGCCGAATGCCGACTGGCCAGGGCAAGCTCGCCGCAGATCAAATGGGCGCTGGATGACGGGGTGGGCACGATGCTTCCCACCATGCAGAGCGACATCGTACTCAGCCGGGACAACTGTTTCTTGATCATCGACGCGAAGTACTACTCGCGCTCGACGCAGGAGCGGTGGGGTAAGCACACCATCCACTCCCAGAACCTCTATCAAATCTTCGCCTACGTGAAGAACAAGGAGGCGGAGCTGGCAGCCAAGGGAGTGCCCCACACCGTTTCGGGCATGTTGCTCTACGCCAAGACCGATCAGGATGTGCAGCCCGACGGTGATTACCAGATGAGCGGAAACCAGATCGCGGTGCGAGCACTGGACCTGGGCAAGCCCTTCGCTGAGATCAGGGACCAGCTGGATGGGATTGCTGCTAAGCACTTCGGCTAG
- a CDS encoding AAA family ATPase, with translation MTLLRFSVRNHKSIRDEVEIDLTRPSLKTLLPKDGDWGTSIYPLAGIFGGNATGKSAILDAFRYAYTAIVLSATEWQASKNMVRAPFKLDAESQESSSLYELDVVIDGRRYLYGFEVDRDGIRREWMREVTSRWRTLLERDREESVLSFHQSLGGKIKVTARELVLSRALLLEDSPLKSFARKLLAGFDVVLVKDSHRAARLRRLSDLLVDGDVTFSDLEALLRVADIGVTKVRVEERNVPERIRLAISRLRRELDGDAQRDHESVREPAEEVKEEELTEDVAEQVARRLVFSHRGSGEDCPEFSVQEESDGTIAWLAIAVPALQVLRRGGLLLVDEIDASLHPHLLDVLLGAFADPCVNTRHAQLVFTSHESYVLSPLSDVRLEPEQVWFTDKTVEGVTELTCLADFPKHPDANVAKRYLTGRYGGTPRLSPSLFAALIDSRQAEE, from the coding sequence ATGACGTTGCTGCGCTTCTCTGTCCGCAACCACAAGAGCATCCGTGACGAGGTCGAGATCGACTTAACTCGACCGTCACTAAAGACGCTCCTGCCCAAGGACGGCGATTGGGGGACCTCCATTTACCCGCTTGCCGGGATCTTCGGCGGCAATGCCACGGGCAAGTCGGCGATTCTGGACGCCTTCCGATACGCCTACACCGCGATCGTGCTTTCTGCTACCGAGTGGCAAGCCTCCAAGAACATGGTGCGTGCCCCCTTCAAACTCGATGCTGAATCCCAGGAATCCTCGAGCCTGTACGAGCTTGACGTGGTTATCGATGGACGACGCTACCTGTACGGTTTCGAGGTCGACCGAGACGGAATCAGGCGCGAGTGGATGCGCGAAGTCACCTCGCGTTGGCGTACTTTGCTCGAACGGGACCGGGAAGAGAGCGTTCTCAGCTTCCACCAGAGCCTAGGTGGGAAGATCAAGGTAACGGCCAGGGAACTGGTGCTTAGCCGTGCACTGTTGTTGGAGGATTCCCCACTCAAGAGCTTCGCCCGCAAGCTCCTGGCAGGGTTTGACGTTGTCCTAGTGAAGGACTCACACCGTGCCGCACGGTTAAGGCGCCTATCAGACCTCCTCGTGGACGGCGACGTCACTTTCAGCGACCTGGAAGCGCTGCTGCGAGTCGCAGACATCGGCGTGACGAAGGTCAGGGTTGAGGAGAGGAACGTCCCGGAACGGATACGCCTGGCAATCTCACGACTCCGGCGTGAACTTGACGGCGACGCTCAGCGGGATCACGAATCTGTGCGGGAACCAGCTGAGGAAGTCAAAGAGGAGGAGCTGACCGAAGACGTCGCGGAACAGGTTGCCAGGCGGCTCGTCTTCTCCCATCGTGGCAGTGGTGAGGATTGCCCAGAGTTCTCCGTCCAAGAGGAAAGCGACGGCACCATCGCCTGGCTCGCGATTGCGGTGCCCGCGCTGCAGGTTTTGCGGCGGGGTGGCCTGCTGCTGGTCGATGAGATCGACGCAAGCCTTCACCCGCACCTGCTCGACGTGCTGCTCGGTGCGTTCGCGGACCCATGCGTCAACACTCGGCACGCGCAGTTGGTTTTCACCAGTCACGAGTCGTACGTGCTTTCGCCACTTAGCGATGTTCGGCTGGAGCCGGAGCAGGTTTGGTTCACCGACAAGACGGTCGAGGGCGTGACGGAGCTGACGTGCCTGGCTGATTTCCCCAAGCATCCAGACGCCAACGTTGCAAAGCGTTACCTCACGGGCCGGTACGGCGGAACTCCGCGACTTTCGCCCAGCTTGTTCGCTGCACTTATCGATTCTCGGCAAGCGGAGGAATGA
- a CDS encoding RloB family protein: MMAGMRRERKARPARQLARRILVVTEGLRTEPQYVEGLNDYLRSRGTTTTVKSVPVGKDPLKVVQKCIEFRDNAARRGKEFDECVCLVDVDQHRTLASAIHFAQREKISLLISNLKFEVWLRWHVEDRRSALTSTQLDDCVERLGLVKNKVLSSTFPFGAVEAACKIARTVDSEMRPGRQGPDPSSALPILVDLMRSA, translated from the coding sequence ATGATGGCGGGAATGCGGCGAGAACGCAAGGCGAGGCCAGCGCGGCAACTTGCGCGGCGGATCCTTGTTGTCACAGAGGGGCTGCGAACTGAGCCCCAGTACGTCGAGGGGCTCAACGATTACCTGCGCAGCAGAGGGACTACTACTACGGTCAAGTCCGTTCCAGTAGGAAAAGACCCGCTCAAGGTTGTGCAGAAATGCATTGAGTTCCGGGACAACGCCGCACGGAGAGGCAAGGAATTTGACGAGTGCGTTTGCCTGGTAGACGTCGATCAACACCGGACGCTGGCCTCTGCGATTCATTTCGCTCAACGGGAGAAGATCAGCCTGCTGATTTCGAATCTGAAGTTTGAAGTCTGGCTGCGCTGGCACGTCGAAGACAGGCGGTCGGCTCTGACCTCGACACAGCTAGACGACTGCGTAGAGCGCTTGGGGCTCGTGAAGAACAAGGTGCTTTCGTCAACCTTCCCGTTCGGCGCGGTGGAAGCCGCATGCAAGATCGCTCGTACTGTTGACAGCGAGATGCGACCGGGGCGGCAGGGGCCAGATCCGTCATCGGCGCTGCCGATCCTGGTAGACCTCATGCGCAGCGCATAG
- the pyrF gene encoding orotidine-5'-phosphate decarboxylase — protein MSAAFGDRLAAAVAAHGPLCVGIDPHAGLLAQWGLDDDAAGVRSFGLTVVEQLAGKVAALKPQSAFFERHGSRGVAALEDVLAAAREAGVLTVLDVKRGDIGSTMGGYAAAYLDDASPLRADSITLSPYLGLGSLNPALELARQTGRGAFVLALTSNPEGASVQHARTGERSVAASIVAGLAELNDAERAEGTTWGSFGVVVGATIGEAAQTTGTDLPALHGPILAPGVGAQGAGPEDLQRVFGAALPYVLASSSRGVLKHGPAGLAQAAQAEAAAMRAVVAQAAGGAATSATQTAIQGGAK, from the coding sequence GTGAGCGCCGCCTTCGGTGATCGCCTGGCGGCCGCAGTTGCCGCCCACGGCCCCCTCTGCGTGGGCATCGACCCGCACGCCGGCCTGCTGGCGCAGTGGGGTTTGGACGACGACGCCGCCGGCGTGCGGAGTTTCGGCCTGACCGTGGTGGAGCAGCTGGCGGGCAAGGTGGCCGCCCTCAAGCCGCAGTCGGCCTTCTTCGAGCGCCACGGCTCGCGGGGCGTGGCGGCGCTGGAGGACGTGCTGGCCGCGGCCCGTGAGGCCGGCGTGCTGACCGTGCTGGACGTCAAGCGCGGCGACATCGGCTCCACCATGGGCGGCTACGCGGCCGCCTACCTGGACGACGCCAGCCCGCTGCGTGCCGACTCCATCACGCTCTCGCCCTACCTGGGCCTGGGCTCCTTGAACCCGGCCCTGGAGTTGGCCCGCCAGACCGGGCGCGGCGCCTTTGTGCTGGCCCTGACCTCCAACCCGGAGGGCGCCAGCGTGCAGCACGCCCGGACGGGGGAGCGCTCCGTGGCCGCGTCGATCGTGGCAGGCCTGGCGGAGTTGAACGACGCCGAGCGCGCCGAGGGCACCACCTGGGGCAGCTTCGGTGTGGTGGTGGGAGCCACCATCGGGGAGGCGGCCCAGACCACCGGCACAGACCTGCCGGCCCTGCACGGCCCGATCCTGGCCCCCGGCGTGGGCGCCCAGGGTGCCGGCCCCGAGGACCTGCAGCGAGTCTTTGGTGCCGCCCTGCCCTACGTGCTGGCCTCCTCCTCGCGGGGAGTGCTCAAGCACGGCCCTGCCGGGTTGGCGCAGGCGGCCCAGGCGGAGGCAGCGGCAATGCGCGCTGTGGTGGCGCAGGCGGCAGGTGGGGCGGCAACGTCGGCCACCCAGACGGCAATCCAGGGAGGGGCAAAGTGA